GATTTGAACGCATTTACCCAGGTATTCGCCGTAGCGCTCTCGGTTGATCACCGACAAGTAAACCTGACCGGTAGTGATGTTGTGGTTTTTCGTCAGGTTTACGTTTAAAAACCTCTCGTAGGTGCCGAGGTCCATGTCGATTTCCCCTCCATCTTCAGTTACGAACACCTCTCCGTGTATGGTGGGGTTCATCGTGCCCGCGTCCACATTTAAGTATGGGTCAATTTTAATGGCAGTTACCTTGAAGCCCCTGGCCTGGAGGATTTTACCAATGGAGGCTGTTACAATGCCCTTCCCTATCCCCGACATCACACCTCCAGTTACGAATATGTATTTAGGCAATGAGTCCCCCAACCCTGAATCCGCAACATCCTTATCGATGGATTCCTTCATATATTAGCTTGATGTCCTAGGTAACTGTGAATTCGCCTCCGATAGGATTTAACCGATTCGCAAAAAGGATAGTAAGGAGGGTTCGAGTGGCATGCATGAGTTTTCGATGGCTATGAAGCTCTTCGAGGCAGCGTTGAAGGTGGCTGAGCAACATAGAGCGTCGAAGATCCTTTCGATGGAGTTGGAGATCGGAGGCCTCACCCATCTCAACGACGATCAACTAAGGTTTTCGTTAAAGGTGTTGTCTGAAGGCACCTTAGCGGAGGGCGCTGAAGT
The sequence above is drawn from the Candidatus Bathyarchaeia archaeon genome and encodes:
- a CDS encoding hydrogenase maturation nickel metallochaperone HypA; protein product: MHEFSMAMKLFEAALKVAEQHRASKILSMELEIGGLTHLNDDQLRFSLKVLSEGTLAEGAEVLIKHLPVQVRCKRCDAVNPFLVQGLEELLTATCRKCGSRDVEFEGEETCVLKSIKVKT